The following coding sequences are from one Eucalyptus grandis isolate ANBG69807.140 chromosome 11, ASM1654582v1, whole genome shotgun sequence window:
- the LOC104424752 gene encoding aspartic proteinase A1, translating into MTIKSRAAVAAVFLFMLLSPMLISSSSDGMVRIGLKKRKLDHVNRVAEQGNSKEGGTLRGPLRKYYLHNNLGDSEDIDIVSLKNYMDAQYFGEIGIGTPSQKFTVIFDTGSSNLWVPSSKCYLSVACYFHSKFKSSDSSTYKKNGKSAEIHYGTGAISGFFSQDHVKVGDLVVKGQEFIEATREPSITFLAAKFDGILGLGFKEISVGDATPVWYNMVNQGLIKEPVFSFWLNRNTEGEEGGEIVFGGADSSHYKGEHTYVPVTQKGYWQFKMADVLIGNETTGFCASGCSAIADSGTSLLAGPTTVITQINHAIGASGVVSQECKTIVGQYGKTILEMLMTEAKPQKICSQIGFCTFDGTHGVRMGIESVVDETKGKSSGGLHDAMCSACEMAVVWMQNQLTRNQTEDQILNYVNELCDRIPSPMGESAVDCNSLSSMPRVSFTIGGKVFDLAPEQYVLKVGEGGASQCISGFTALDVAPPRGPLWILGDIFMGKYHTVFDYGNQRVGFAEAA; encoded by the exons ATGACAATCAAATCCAGAGCAGCGGTGGCTGCGGTCTTCCTTTTCATGCTTTTGTCACCTATGCTCATCTCCTCCTCTAGTGATGGAATGGTCAGAATTGGACTGAAAAAGAGAAAGTTGGATCACGTGAACCGTGTTGCTGAACAAGGTAATTCAAAGGAAGGGGGGACGCTGAGGGGTCCTCTAAGAAAGTACTATCTCCATAACAATCTTGGAGATTCTGAGGATATTGACATTGTCTCACTGAAAAACTATATGGATGCTCAATATTTTGGTGAGATTGGAATTGGAACTCCTTCCCAGAAGTTCACTGTGATTTTTGACACGGGGAGTTCGAATCTTTGGGTACCCTCATCAAAGTGTTACCTTTCG GTTGCTTGCTATTTTCACTCAAAGTTCAAGTCCAGTGATTCAAGTACCTACAAAAAGAACG GGAAGTCTGCTGAAATCCATTATGGCACTGGAGCCATTTCAGGCTTTTTTAGCCAAGACCatgtcaaagttggtgatcttGTTGTTAAGGGTCAG GAATTTATTGAAGCTACCAGGGAGCCAAGCATCACATTCTTGGCTGCAAAGTTTGATGGTATACTTGGACTTGGGTTTAAAGAGATCTCAGTGGGTGATGCTACTCCTGTGTG GTATAATATGGTCAATCAAGGGCTTATCAAGGAGCCagtattttcattttggttAAACCGCAACACTGAAGGGGAAGAAGGAGGTGAAATTGTGTTTGGTGGGGCTGATTCTAGTCACTATAAGGGAGAGCATACATATGTTCCTGTGACTCAGAAAGGCTACTGGCAG TTTAAGATGGCCGATGTCCTCATTGGGAATGAAACTACTG GATTTTGTGCTAGTGGTTGTTCGGCCATTGCAGATTCTGGGACCTCCTTGTTGGCAGGCCCTACT ACTGTCATAACCCAAATTAACCATGCAATTGGAGCTTCTGGAGTGGTCAGCCAGGAGTGCAAGACAATTGTTGGGCAATACGGAAAGACTATATTAGAAATGCTTATGACAGAG GCAAAACCGCAAAAAATATGTTCTCAGATTGGTTTCTGTACCTTTGATGGGACCCATGGGGTCAG GATGGGTATTGAGAGTGTGGTGGATGAGACCAAGGGCAAGTCAAGTGGTGGTTTACATGATGCGATGTGTAGTGCATGTGAGATGGCAGTTGTATGGATGCAAAATCAGCTCACACGAAATCAGACAGAAGATCAAATTCTGAATTATGTTAATGAg CTTTGCGATCGAATTCCTAGTCCAATGGGTGAATCTGCGGTTGATTGTAACAGTCTTTCTTCCATGCCAAGAGTTTCATTCACCATTGGTGGTAAAGTGTTTGACCTTGCCCCAGAGCAG TATGTTCTTAAAGTTGGGGAGGGAGGTGCTTCTCAGTGCATCAGTGGATTTACTGCTTTGGATGTGGCTCCACCCCGTGGACCTCTGTG G